The proteins below come from a single Cannabis sativa cultivar Pink pepper isolate KNU-18-1 chromosome 3, ASM2916894v1, whole genome shotgun sequence genomic window:
- the LOC133029079 gene encoding protein ARABIDILLO 2-like, which translates to MKAPESDPIVLSNQLLTSLFEEIPLVQNFKGKWALIRAKLDDLRSQLTDFADSLSGSVSNTLSVDLLGSVSVTLTDAVLLAKRCQSPDMAEGKLRTQSDLDSVLAKLDRLIKDGEILIRSGALHEVGAVSSSLSKKEVVRSESRNLITRLQIGSGESRNSAMDSLLGLLQEDDKNVMIAVAQGVVPVLVRLMDSSSVEMKEKTVAAISRVSMVDSSKHVLIAEGLLLLNHLLRVLDSGSGFGKEKACVALQALSFSKENARAIGCRGGISSLLEICQGGTPGSQASAAGVLRNLASFPEIKENFVEENGVVVLLGVASSGTALAQENAIGCLCNLASDDESLKLCIAKEGGIECLKNFWDSAPSVQSLEVAIDLLRHLASFSPVAEVLCSDGFIPRLVGVLNCGVLGVRIAAARAVFELGFCSKTRKEMGECGCINLLIKMLDGKAVAEKEAAAKALSNLLLYTGNRKMFKKDEKGIVSAIQLLDPSIQNLDKKYPVSVLASLSHSKKCRKQMVAAGACEYLHKIVEMEVEGSKRLLESLGRGKIWGVFARP; encoded by the coding sequence ATGAAAGCTCCAGAAAGTGACCCCATTGTTCTCTCTAACCAGCTTTTAACTTCGCTTTTTGAAGAAATCCCACTTGTCCAAAACTTCAAAGGCAAATGGGCTTTGATTCGTGCCAAACTTGATGACCTTCGTTCTCAGCTTACAGACTTCGCTGACTCACTCTCCGGTTCTGTATCCAACACTCTCTCCGTTGACCTTCTCGGTTCGGTCTCCGTTACACTAACCGACGCCGTTTTGTTGGCCAAGAGGTGTCAGAGTCCTGACATGGCTGAGGGGAAGCTTAGGACCCAGAGCGACCTCGACTCCGTGCTTGCTAAGCTCGATCGATTGATTAAAGATGGTGAGATTTTAATCAGGAGTGGAGCTCTTCACGAAGTTGGCGCAGTTTCCAGCTCGTTGTCGAAGAAGGAGGTTGTACGATCTGAGTCGAGGAATTTGATTACTCGGTTACAGATTGGGAGTGGCGAGTCGAGAAACTCGGCGATGGACTCGCTTTTGGGTCTTCTCCAGGAAGACGATAAGAACGTGATGATCGCCGTTGCTCAAGGCGTTGTTCCGGTTTTGGTTAGGTTAATGGATTCGAGCTCGGTGGAAATGAAGGAGAAAACAGTGGCGGCGATTTCGAGAGTTTCAATGGTTGATAGCAGCAAACACGTTTTGATCGCAGAAGGTTTGCTTCTCTTGAATCATTTGCTTAGGGTACTCGATTCTGGAAGTGGGTTCGGTAAGGAGAAAGCTTGTGTGgctctccaagctttgagtttctcTAAAGAGAACGCTAGAGCGATTGGTTGTAGAGGTGGGATTTCATCTCTATTGGAGATTTGTCAAGGTGGTACACCTGGTTCTCAAGCTTCTGCAGCTGGGGTTTTGAGAAATTTAGCCTCTTTCCCTGAAATCAAAGAGAATTTTGTTGAGGAAAATGGGGTCGTGGTCCTTTTGGGGGTAGCAAGTTCAGGGACGGCTTTAGCTCAGGAAAATGCAATTGGGTGTCTTTGTAATTTGGCTTCTGATGATGAAAGTTTGAAACTTTGTATTGCTAAAGAAGGTGGGATTGAGTGTTTGAAGAATTTCTGGGACTCAGCACCTTCTGTTCAGAGTCTAGAAGTAGCTATTGATTTGTTAAGGCATTTGGCTTCATTCTCACCAGTTGCTGAAGTTCTTTGCTCAGATGGGTTCATACCCCGTCTTGTGGGAGTACTAAATTGTGGTGTTTTAGGTGTAAGAATCGCGGCGGCTCGAGCTGTTTTCGAGCTTGGTTTTTGCTCGAAAACCAGGAAAGAAATGGGGGAATGTGGATGCATTAATCTTTTGATCAAAATGTTGGATGGTAAGGCTGTTGCAGAGAAAGAAGCTGCTGCAAAAGCTTTGTCTAATCTATTGTTATATACAGGAAATAGAAAGATGTTTAAGAAAGATGAGAAGGGAATTGTTAGTGCAATTCAGCTTTTGGATCCTTCTATTCAGAATTTGGATAAGAAGTATCCTGTTTCTGTATTGGCCTCACTTTCGCATTCGAAAAAATGTCGAAAACAAATGGTTGCTGCTGGTGCTTGTGAGTACTTGCACAAGATTGTTGAGATGGAAGTAGAGGGGTCTAAGAGGCTTTTGGAGAGCCTTGGTCGTGGCAAGATTTGGGGTGTTTTTGCTAGACCTTAA